One region of Catenulispora sp. EB89 genomic DNA includes:
- a CDS encoding acyl-CoA dehydrogenase family protein: MDFEPSPIQRERCAEISAAVVERFSEHETSTDPEQVRLAWKDAAAAGLTALCVSQEYGGTGLGALDTALALEAFGRSCTDMGLVFGVAAHLLSCAVPVQDFGTAATRDLLAGMASGDVVAGNAMTEDEAGSDIGRIRATATRTDEGYVLHGEKSFVSNGPIADVYVTYAVTDPTAGFLGVSAFAVPRELDGVVVGEPLRKMGLEGCLASRVRFDGCVVPAQYLLGSEGSGGAIFQHSMAWERGALFAGYLGQMGRQLAECVDHVNNRRQFGQKIAGFQAVSHKIARMRQRLESARLMLYRACWLLDEGRTDVVAIAMAKTAVSEAAIANSLDAMQLFGSMGYLVETGIEAQLRDSLPTTIFSGTTEIQMELIARGTGL, encoded by the coding sequence ATGGACTTCGAGCCGTCACCGATTCAGCGTGAACGCTGCGCCGAGATCAGCGCCGCCGTCGTCGAGCGCTTCTCCGAGCACGAGACGTCCACCGACCCGGAGCAGGTGCGCCTGGCATGGAAGGACGCGGCGGCCGCCGGCCTCACGGCGCTGTGCGTGTCGCAGGAATACGGCGGGACCGGCCTGGGGGCCCTGGACACCGCGCTGGCCCTGGAGGCGTTCGGCCGTTCCTGCACTGACATGGGCCTGGTGTTCGGGGTGGCGGCACACCTGCTGTCCTGCGCCGTGCCGGTCCAGGACTTCGGCACGGCCGCGACCAGGGACCTGCTGGCCGGTATGGCCTCCGGCGACGTGGTCGCCGGCAACGCCATGACCGAGGACGAGGCCGGCTCGGACATCGGCCGGATCCGCGCCACCGCCACGCGCACCGACGAGGGCTACGTGCTGCACGGCGAGAAGTCCTTCGTCAGCAACGGCCCGATCGCCGACGTCTACGTGACCTACGCGGTCACCGATCCCACCGCCGGCTTCCTCGGCGTCTCGGCGTTCGCCGTCCCGCGCGAGCTCGACGGCGTCGTCGTCGGTGAGCCGCTGCGCAAGATGGGCCTGGAGGGCTGCCTGGCCTCGCGGGTCCGGTTCGACGGCTGCGTCGTGCCGGCCCAGTACCTGCTCGGCTCCGAGGGCAGCGGCGGCGCGATCTTCCAGCACTCCATGGCCTGGGAGCGCGGCGCGCTGTTCGCCGGCTACCTCGGGCAGATGGGGCGGCAGCTCGCCGAGTGCGTCGACCATGTGAACAACCGGCGCCAGTTCGGCCAGAAGATCGCCGGGTTCCAGGCCGTCTCGCACAAGATCGCCCGGATGCGGCAGCGGCTGGAGAGCGCGCGCCTGATGCTCTACCGCGCCTGCTGGCTGCTCGACGAGGGCCGCACCGACGTCGTCGCGATCGCCATGGCGAAGACCGCGGTGTCCGAGGCCGCGATCGCCAACAGCCTGGACGCCATGCAGCTGTTCGGCTCGATGGGCTACCTGGTCGAGACCGGGATCGAGGCGCAGCTGCGGGACAGCCTGCCCACCACCATCTTCTCCGGGACCACGGAGATCCAGATGGAGCTCATCGCGAGGGGGACGGGCCTGTGA
- a CDS encoding type I polyketide synthase, whose translation MADEEKLRQYLKKATGELQQTARRLREAELRDSEPIAVVGMGCVFPPGLRSAAELWRFVAGEGDGISPFPDDRGWSSGSGAGRGGFITGADLFDAEFFGIGDHEALAMDPQQRLLLETAWSALEDAGVDPVGLRGSQTGVYAGVSYSDYGAGPRDALPASVADQLIIGSSPSTASGRVSHTLGLRGPAISIDTACSSALVAIHLACQALRRGDCDLALAGGVTVMATSSVLDEFSRRGALAADGRCKPYASAADGMGFGEGAGLLTLERLSVAQRNGHSVLAVIRGTAINQDGATNGMTSPSRSAQEAVIRQALEAAGLTPDQVDAVEGHGTGTALGDSIEAEALIAVYGEKRDPARPLRLGSVKSNIGHTQTASGVAGVIKTVMSMRAGIHARTLHIDRPSGYVDWSDGTVVPTTESVPWPAEGRPRRAGVSSFGISGTNAHVILEEAAAAEADSAPGDAEGPVAGSAAGSATPWVLSAKTEPALRAMAAELGSFLATSPAGIAEVAVSLAHRSSFKHRAVILAASVDEHLAALAALARGDDAPGLHTGASASAKTAMVFVGCEPASAAECFPAMVQAYERLSACGVAPELVAGSGIGEIAAAHVAGILSYADALSLAASACAPDTLCATAQRIDYAKPRLTLVSTGGDPADPSYWASADFLRSDAEDVRSEVRARGAASVLELDPDITADQLVPRLATAFTAGTSVSWPAVFAGTGAGRIRLPGYPFQRRRFWLDAPTGRSRAGAGPDIVKESVHPLLGGPIDLAGSTERRFSQVLTAQEPWYAPTLPLAVVAEWALAAASHGGNTLTIEDLALGEPAALPLVLQTTVHSHGAIRGFSADADRGWTPVFTASATQADQPVPSATYLNGLRARLGEDEALALIEADTDQYLLNPVVLEACFRTALPLVEGGDSDRTWLPSSLSQLTRHRDLPHRLWCHARRTSEGPIDLELYSDSGEPLASITGLRHTAADPADLADLKPDDTASWDVGELSRLAIEEPQAARQTFTDILFTRVTTMVEGLDDDRENLRERFPELRLGDLGLDSLRAMRLREQLRAVLSVDVPPQRLLGEATVADVVDLVCRSLAARSLVVTGDEEPAAAGEIEELIL comes from the coding sequence ATGGCCGATGAAGAAAAGCTGCGCCAGTATCTGAAGAAGGCCACCGGCGAACTTCAGCAGACCGCCCGGAGGCTGCGCGAGGCCGAGCTCAGGGATTCCGAGCCGATCGCCGTCGTCGGCATGGGCTGCGTCTTTCCCCCCGGCCTGCGCTCCGCGGCCGAGCTGTGGCGGTTCGTGGCCGGCGAGGGCGACGGGATCTCGCCGTTTCCCGACGACCGCGGCTGGAGCTCCGGTTCCGGCGCGGGCCGCGGCGGTTTCATCACCGGAGCCGACCTGTTCGACGCCGAGTTCTTCGGGATCGGGGACCACGAGGCGCTGGCGATGGATCCGCAGCAGCGGCTGCTGCTGGAGACCGCGTGGTCAGCACTCGAAGACGCCGGCGTGGACCCGGTCGGCCTGCGCGGATCCCAGACCGGCGTCTACGCCGGCGTGTCCTACTCCGACTACGGCGCGGGGCCCCGGGACGCGCTCCCGGCGAGCGTCGCGGACCAGCTGATCATCGGCAGCTCGCCGAGCACGGCCTCGGGCCGCGTCTCCCACACCCTGGGCCTGCGCGGGCCGGCGATCAGCATCGACACGGCCTGCTCCTCCGCGCTGGTGGCCATCCACCTCGCGTGCCAGGCCCTGCGGCGCGGCGACTGCGACCTGGCACTGGCCGGCGGCGTCACCGTGATGGCCACCTCCAGCGTCCTCGACGAGTTCAGCCGCCGCGGCGCCCTGGCCGCCGACGGCCGCTGCAAGCCCTACGCGAGCGCCGCGGACGGCATGGGGTTCGGCGAGGGCGCGGGGCTGCTGACGCTGGAACGGCTGTCCGTGGCACAGCGCAACGGCCACTCCGTGCTCGCGGTGATCCGCGGCACGGCGATCAACCAGGACGGCGCGACGAACGGCATGACCTCGCCGAGCCGTTCGGCGCAAGAAGCGGTCATCCGGCAGGCACTGGAGGCCGCCGGGCTCACCCCCGACCAGGTGGACGCGGTGGAGGGGCACGGGACCGGCACGGCGCTCGGCGACTCGATCGAGGCCGAGGCGCTGATCGCCGTCTACGGCGAGAAGCGGGATCCGGCCCGGCCGCTGCGGCTGGGCTCGGTCAAGTCGAACATCGGGCACACGCAGACCGCGTCCGGCGTGGCCGGCGTGATCAAGACGGTGATGTCCATGCGCGCCGGGATCCACGCGCGCACGCTGCACATCGACCGGCCGTCCGGGTACGTCGACTGGTCCGACGGGACCGTCGTGCCGACGACGGAGTCGGTGCCGTGGCCGGCCGAGGGGCGGCCCCGGCGGGCCGGGGTGTCGTCGTTCGGGATCAGCGGGACCAACGCGCATGTGATTCTTGAGGAGGCGGCTGCGGCAGAAGCCGACAGCGCTCCGGGTGATGCCGAGGGTCCGGTCGCTGGTTCGGCCGCTGGTTCGGCCACACCGTGGGTGCTTTCGGCGAAGACCGAACCGGCGCTGCGAGCCATGGCCGCGGAGCTCGGTTCCTTTCTCGCCACTTCACCGGCCGGTATCGCAGAGGTCGCAGTCTCGCTGGCCCACCGGTCCTCGTTCAAGCACCGCGCGGTGATTCTGGCCGCGTCCGTCGACGAACACCTCGCCGCGCTGGCGGCCCTGGCTCGTGGCGACGACGCACCCGGCTTGCACACCGGCGCTTCCGCCTCGGCGAAGACCGCGATGGTGTTCGTGGGCTGCGAACCCGCCTCGGCCGCCGAATGCTTCCCGGCCATGGTGCAGGCCTACGAGCGGCTGAGTGCGTGCGGAGTGGCACCGGAGCTCGTCGCGGGCTCGGGAATCGGCGAGATCGCCGCCGCACACGTCGCCGGGATCCTGTCGTACGCCGACGCCCTGTCACTCGCGGCGAGCGCCTGCGCGCCCGACACCCTGTGCGCCACCGCACAGCGGATCGACTACGCCAAGCCGCGTCTCACCCTCGTCTCCACCGGCGGCGACCCGGCCGACCCGAGCTACTGGGCCTCGGCCGATTTCCTGCGCTCCGACGCCGAGGACGTCCGGTCCGAAGTCCGGGCGCGGGGAGCGGCGAGCGTCCTGGAGCTGGATCCCGACATCACGGCTGATCAGCTGGTGCCGCGTCTGGCCACGGCCTTCACCGCTGGGACATCCGTGTCCTGGCCGGCGGTCTTCGCCGGGACCGGCGCCGGACGGATCCGGCTGCCCGGGTATCCGTTCCAGCGCCGACGCTTCTGGCTCGACGCGCCGACCGGCCGGAGCCGCGCGGGAGCCGGGCCCGACATCGTCAAGGAATCCGTGCATCCGCTGCTCGGCGGCCCGATCGACCTCGCCGGCTCGACCGAGCGCCGCTTCTCCCAGGTGCTGACCGCACAAGAGCCCTGGTACGCACCTACCCTGCCGCTGGCCGTCGTCGCCGAGTGGGCACTGGCCGCCGCAAGCCACGGTGGCAATACCCTGACGATCGAGGATCTCGCCCTCGGTGAGCCCGCCGCGCTCCCCCTCGTCCTCCAGACGACGGTCCACTCCCACGGCGCGATCCGCGGTTTCAGCGCGGACGCCGACCGCGGTTGGACGCCGGTGTTCACGGCCTCGGCCACGCAGGCCGACCAGCCAGTCCCGTCCGCCACGTATCTGAACGGGCTGCGCGCCCGGTTGGGCGAGGACGAGGCCCTGGCACTCATCGAGGCCGACACCGATCAGTACCTTCTGAATCCTGTTGTTCTCGAAGCCTGCTTCCGCACGGCGCTGCCGCTGGTCGAAGGCGGCGACTCCGACCGGACGTGGCTGCCGTCGAGCCTGTCCCAGCTCACCCGCCACCGCGACCTCCCACACCGACTGTGGTGCCACGCACGCCGCACCTCCGAAGGCCCGATCGACCTGGAGCTGTACTCCGACTCCGGCGAACCGCTGGCGAGCATCACAGGGCTCAGACACACTGCCGCCGACCCGGCTGATCTCGCCGATCTGAAGCCGGACGACACCGCGTCCTGGGATGTCGGAGAACTGTCGCGCCTGGCCATCGAAGAACCGCAGGCCGCGCGACAGACCTTCACCGACATCCTGTTCACCCGGGTCACCACCATGGTCGAAGGACTCGACGACGACCGCGAGAACCTGCGCGAGCGGTTCCCCGAACTGCGGCTGGGCGATCTCGGCCTGGACTCGCTGCGCGCGATGCGGCTCCGGGAGCAGCTGCGCGCCGTGCTGTCCGTGGACGTCCCGCCGCAGCGCCTGCTGGGCGAGGCCACCGTGGCGGACGTCGTGGACCTGGTCTGCCGGTCCCTGGCTGCCCGAAGCCTGGTCGTCACCGGCGACGAAGAGCCGGCGGCCGCCGGCGAGATCGAAGAACTCATCCTGTAA